The proteins below are encoded in one region of Methanofollis aquaemaris:
- the mtnA gene encoding S-methyl-5-thioribose-1-phosphate isomerase, with protein sequence MIPRTIAREGEVIVFIDQTLLPGRLETVRCTDPERLATAIRRLEVRGAPALGIAGAYGVALAAMQSEAGDMEGFLAGLVDAAGYLRGTRPTAVNLGWGIDRVLAAAGTAETVESAKEAAVAEADRIAAEDEATCRAIGRHGAALIPDGARVLTHCNAGALACSTWGTALGVVRSAVEAGKEVSVTACETRPLLQGARLTAFELAEDGIPVRVITDSTAAFLMRRGEIDCVVVGADRITRDAVFNKIGTYMHAVCARHHGIPFYVAAPLSTFDTVRSEAEVVIEERDEDEIAVFNGRRIVREGVRCTTYAFDATPLDLVSGIVTEEGVFRPPFDLMPEPRNI encoded by the coding sequence TTGATCCCGCGGACCATCGCCCGCGAGGGCGAGGTCATCGTCTTCATCGACCAGACCCTCCTCCCCGGACGCCTGGAGACAGTGCGGTGCACCGACCCCGAACGGCTTGCCACGGCGATCAGGCGGCTCGAGGTCAGGGGGGCGCCGGCCCTCGGGATCGCCGGGGCATACGGAGTCGCCCTGGCCGCGATGCAGAGCGAGGCCGGGGATATGGAGGGTTTTCTTGCCGGGCTCGTCGACGCCGCCGGGTACCTCAGAGGGACGCGGCCGACCGCAGTGAACCTGGGCTGGGGGATCGACCGGGTGCTCGCCGCCGCCGGAACGGCCGAAACCGTCGAGAGCGCGAAGGAGGCGGCGGTCGCGGAGGCAGACCGGATCGCCGCCGAGGACGAGGCGACCTGTCGGGCGATCGGGAGACACGGGGCGGCGCTCATCCCCGACGGCGCGAGGGTGCTCACCCACTGCAATGCCGGGGCCCTCGCCTGCTCGACCTGGGGGACGGCGCTCGGTGTCGTCCGTTCGGCGGTCGAGGCCGGCAAGGAGGTCTCGGTCACGGCCTGCGAGACCAGACCGCTCCTGCAGGGTGCGCGCCTCACCGCCTTCGAACTCGCGGAGGACGGGATCCCGGTGCGGGTGATCACCGACTCGACCGCTGCGTTCCTGATGCGCAGAGGAGAGATCGACTGTGTGGTCGTCGGGGCCGACCGGATCACCCGCGACGCCGTCTTCAACAAGATCGGCACGTACATGCACGCGGTCTGTGCCCGGCACCACGGAATCCCCTTCTATGTGGCCGCCCCCCTCTCGACCTTCGATACCGTGAGGAGCGAGGCCGAGGTGGTGATCGAGGAGCGCGACGAGGATGAGATCGCCGTCTTCAATGGCAGGCGGATCGTGCGGGAGGGCGTGCGGTGCACCACCTACGCCTTCGACGCCACGCCCCTCGACCTGGTGAGCGGGATCGTCACCGAGGAGGGCGTCTTCAGGCCTCCCTTCGACCTGATGCCCGAACCCCGGAATATTTAA
- a CDS encoding phosphopantetheine adenylyltransferase: MKIMVGGTFSPLHAGHRKLISRSFELAGPEGLVVVGLSSDNFAGRKSHPVMTYEARKAALERYIESLGTGTTWEVEALNDRYGSALEVDFDILVVSEETLPVGLEINKLRRAKGKRMVEIHQIACVLAEDGKWISSTRIIRGEIDDAGRMMR, translated from the coding sequence ATGAAGATTATGGTCGGGGGAACCTTCTCTCCCCTTCATGCCGGGCACAGGAAACTGATCTCGCGCTCGTTCGAACTCGCCGGCCCTGAGGGTCTGGTCGTCGTCGGGCTCTCGTCCGACAATTTTGCGGGCAGGAAGAGCCACCCGGTCATGACCTACGAGGCGCGGAAGGCGGCGCTTGAACGGTATATCGAGAGTCTCGGCACCGGGACGACGTGGGAGGTGGAGGCGCTCAACGACCGGTACGGCTCGGCGCTGGAGGTCGACTTCGATATTCTGGTCGTCTCTGAGGAGACGTTGCCGGTGGGTCTTGAGATCAACAAACTCCGCCGGGCCAAGGGGAAGAGGATGGTGGAGATCCACCAGATCGCCTGTGTCCTCGCGGAGGACGGGAAGTGGATCTCCTCGACCAGGATCATCAGGGGCGAGATCGACGATGCGGGACGGATGATGCGGTGA
- a CDS encoding CoB--CoM heterodisulfide reductase iron-sulfur subunit A family protein — MAEVVVVGGGITGIQAALDLANHGVTVHLVEREPTIGGHMAMLDKTFPTNDCSMCILSPKMVDVERHPLVTLHTCTEVVGVEGEVGAFTVRLLRHPRYIDEKECNGCGDCTEVCPVEVYNHFDAGIGVRKAVYKPMPQAVPNITVRDAEHCIDCGLCYEACGKDAVLRDDEDHEEEIEVRAAAVVVTTGYTTFDPSRKANLRYLKLPDVVTNLEFERMINASGPTGGELRRLSNGAVPKSIAFLQCVGSRDMQIDRPYCSCVCCMAAVKNAILIKEHHPETEVTVLYMDIRAYGKGYEEYFERAQAMGVRFLRGMPGEIAAKDGGLELMVENTETAEVEFLHPELVVLSVGMQPPTGAEALAGRLGITLETTGFVQIKDEKTDTVSTLRPGIYVAGTAVAPKDIPDSVAMAGAAAMRAYQDALKVDL; from the coding sequence ATGGCTGAGGTGGTCGTCGTCGGCGGCGGGATCACCGGCATCCAGGCGGCGCTCGACCTCGCCAACCACGGGGTGACCGTCCACCTCGTCGAGCGCGAACCGACGATCGGCGGGCACATGGCCATGCTCGACAAGACCTTCCCGACCAACGACTGCTCCATGTGCATCCTCTCGCCCAAGATGGTCGACGTCGAGCGCCACCCGCTCGTCACCCTCCACACCTGCACCGAGGTCGTCGGGGTCGAGGGCGAGGTCGGGGCCTTCACCGTCCGCCTCCTTCGCCACCCCCGCTACATCGACGAGAAAGAGTGCAACGGCTGCGGTGACTGCACCGAGGTCTGCCCGGTCGAGGTCTACAACCACTTCGACGCCGGGATCGGGGTGCGCAAGGCGGTATACAAACCGATGCCGCAGGCCGTCCCGAACATCACGGTCAGGGACGCCGAACACTGCATCGACTGCGGGCTCTGCTACGAGGCCTGCGGTAAGGACGCTGTGCTCAGGGACGACGAAGATCACGAAGAAGAGATCGAGGTAAGGGCCGCCGCCGTGGTGGTCACCACCGGGTACACTACCTTCGACCCCTCGCGCAAGGCCAACCTCCGCTACCTCAAACTCCCCGACGTCGTGACCAACCTCGAGTTCGAGCGGATGATCAACGCGAGCGGCCCGACGGGCGGCGAACTGCGCCGGCTCTCGAACGGTGCGGTGCCGAAAAGCATCGCCTTCCTCCAGTGCGTGGGGTCGCGGGACATGCAGATCGACCGCCCGTACTGCTCCTGCGTCTGCTGCATGGCGGCGGTCAAGAACGCCATCCTGATCAAGGAGCACCATCCCGAGACCGAGGTGACCGTGCTGTACATGGACATCAGGGCCTATGGGAAGGGCTACGAGGAATATTTCGAACGGGCCCAGGCGATGGGCGTTCGGTTCCTCCGCGGTATGCCCGGCGAGATCGCCGCAAAGGACGGCGGGCTTGAACTGATGGTCGAGAACACCGAGACCGCGGAGGTCGAGTTCCTCCACCCCGAACTCGTCGTCCTCTCGGTCGGGATGCAGCCCCCGACCGGTGCCGAGGCCCTCGCGGGGCGGCTCGGGATCACCCTGGAGACGACCGGGTTCGTGCAGATCAAAGACGAAAAGACCGACACCGTCTCGACCCTCAGGCCGGGCATCTATGTGGCCGGGACTGCCGTCGCCCCGAAAGATATCCCCGACTCGGTGGCGATGGCCGGGGCCGCGGCGATGCGGGCCTATCAGGACGCGCTGAAGGTGGACCTTTGA
- a CDS encoding gamma carbonic anhydrase family protein: MNHNLRIGDEVFIAENATVLGDVTLGDRAAVWFGAVVRGDRDRIVIGADSNVQDNAVVHGSTGHPTIIGERVSIGHGAIVHGCSISDEVLVGMGAIVMNGAVVGEGSIIGAGAVVTEGKVVPPGSVVLGVPGKVVKEVGPEQREHIRENARIYVELAAGYRHG, encoded by the coding sequence ATGAACCACAATCTGCGCATCGGCGACGAGGTCTTCATCGCGGAGAACGCCACCGTCCTCGGCGACGTCACCCTCGGCGATAGAGCGGCGGTCTGGTTCGGCGCCGTGGTCAGGGGCGACCGGGACAGGATCGTCATCGGCGCCGACTCCAACGTTCAGGACAACGCCGTCGTCCACGGCAGCACCGGTCACCCGACCATCATCGGCGAACGGGTCTCGATCGGACACGGCGCCATTGTCCACGGATGCTCCATCTCAGACGAGGTGCTCGTCGGGATGGGCGCGATCGTGATGAACGGAGCGGTCGTCGGTGAAGGCTCGATCATCGGCGCCGGCGCGGTGGTCACCGAAGGCAAGGTCGTCCCGCCGGGATCGGTGGTCCTCGGTGTGCCCGGCAAGGTCGTCAAGGAGGTCGGTCCCGAGCAGCGCGAGCACATCAGGGAGAACGCACGCATCTACGTCGAACTGGCCGCGGGGTACCGGCATGGCTGA